A window of the Carassius carassius chromosome 36, fCarCar2.1, whole genome shotgun sequence genome harbors these coding sequences:
- the smarcb1b gene encoding SWI/SNF-related matrix-associated actin-dependent regulator of chromatin subfamily B member 1b isoform X2: MALSKTFGQKPIKFQLEQDGDFYMIGSEVGNYLRMFRGSLYKRYPSLWRRLASVEERKKIVASSHDHGYTNLATSVTLLKASECEEIFEGNDEKYKAVSISTEPPAFLREQKAKRNSQWVPTLPNSSHHLDAVPCSTTINRNRMGRDKKRTFPLCFDDHDPAVIHENASQAEVLVPIRLDMEIDGQKLRDAFTWNMNEKLMTPEMFAEILCDDLDLNPLTFVPAIASAIRQQIESYPTDSILDEQTDQRVIIKLNIHVGNISLVDQFEWDMSEKENSPETFALKLCSELGLGGEFVTTIAYSIRGQLSWHQRTYAFSENPLPTVEIAIRNTGDADQWCPLLETLTDAEMEKKIRDQDRNTRRMRRLANTAPAW, from the exons ATGGCGTTGAGTAAAACATTTGGACAAAAACCGATAAAATTTCAACTCGAGCAAGATGGGGATTTTTACATGATAGGTTCAGAG GTTGGAAACTACCTGCGTATGTTCAGAGGCTCTCTGTATAAGCGGTACCCATCACTATGGAGACGTCTCGCATCCGTGGAGGAGAGGAAAAAGATCGTAGCATCATCACACG ATCACGGTTACACAAATTTAGCCACCAGTGTGACTCTGCTGAAGGCGTCTGAATGTGAGGAGATCTTCGAGGGGAATGACGAGAAGTACAAGGCAGTGTCTATCAGCACAGAGCCTCCAGCATTCCTCAG GGAGCAAAAGGCGAAGAGGAACAGTCAGTGGGTGCCCACCCTGCCCAACAGCTCCCACCACCTGGACGCAGTGCCTTGTTCCACCACTATCAACAGAAACCGAATGGGACGTGACAAGAAAAGAACCTTTCCATTATG TTTCGATGACCACGACCCTGCAGTGATCCACGAAAATGCTTCCCAGGCAGAGGTTCTGGTGCCTATCCGCCTTGACATGGAGATTGATGGACAGAAGCTCAGAGATGCCTTCACCTGGAACATGAACG AGAAACTTATGACTCCAGAGATGTTTGCTGAGATCCTGTGTGATGATCTGGACTTGAATCCTCTTACCTTCGTCCCTGCCATCGCCTCGGCTATTAGACAGCAGATCGAGTCTTACCCTACCGACAGCATTCTGGATGAGCAGACGGACCAGAGAGTCATCATTAAG CTAAACATTCACGTTGGGAACATCTCTCTGGTGGACCAGTTCGAATGGGACATGTCAGAGAAGGAGAACTCGCCAGAAACGTTCGCTTTGAAGCTCTGCTCTGAGCTGGGACTCGGAGGAGAGTTTGTCACCACCATCGCCTACAGCATCCGCGGACAGCTCAGCTGGCATCAGAGGACGTACGCCTTCAG TGAGAACCCATTACCAACAGTGGAGATTGCCATTCGGAACACAGGTGATGCCGACCAGTGGTGCCCCCTGCTGGAGACCCTGACAGATGCAGAGATGGAGAAGAAAATTAGAGATCAGGACAGAAACACAAG GCGTATGCGAAGACTTGCCAACACCGCCCCTGCCTGGTAA
- the smarcb1b gene encoding SWI/SNF-related matrix-associated actin-dependent regulator of chromatin subfamily B member 1b isoform X1, whose product MALSKTFGQKPIKFQLEQDGDFYMIGSEVGNYLRMFRGSLYKRYPSLWRRLASVEERKKIVASSHDHGYTNLATSVTLLKASECEEIFEGNDEKYKAVSISTEPPAFLREQKAKRNSQWVPTLPNSSHHLDAVPCSTTINRNRMGRDKKRTFPLCFDDHDPAVIHENASQAEVLVPIRLDMEIDGQKLRDAFTWNMNEKLMTPEMFAEILCDDLDLNPLTFVPAIASAIRQQIESYPTDSILDEQTDQRVIIKLNIHVGNISLVDQFEWDMSEKENSPETFALKLCSELGLGGEFVTTIAYSIRGQLSWHQRTYAFRSDFSENPLPTVEIAIRNTGDADQWCPLLETLTDAEMEKKIRDQDRNTRRMRRLANTAPAW is encoded by the exons ATGGCGTTGAGTAAAACATTTGGACAAAAACCGATAAAATTTCAACTCGAGCAAGATGGGGATTTTTACATGATAGGTTCAGAG GTTGGAAACTACCTGCGTATGTTCAGAGGCTCTCTGTATAAGCGGTACCCATCACTATGGAGACGTCTCGCATCCGTGGAGGAGAGGAAAAAGATCGTAGCATCATCACACG ATCACGGTTACACAAATTTAGCCACCAGTGTGACTCTGCTGAAGGCGTCTGAATGTGAGGAGATCTTCGAGGGGAATGACGAGAAGTACAAGGCAGTGTCTATCAGCACAGAGCCTCCAGCATTCCTCAG GGAGCAAAAGGCGAAGAGGAACAGTCAGTGGGTGCCCACCCTGCCCAACAGCTCCCACCACCTGGACGCAGTGCCTTGTTCCACCACTATCAACAGAAACCGAATGGGACGTGACAAGAAAAGAACCTTTCCATTATG TTTCGATGACCACGACCCTGCAGTGATCCACGAAAATGCTTCCCAGGCAGAGGTTCTGGTGCCTATCCGCCTTGACATGGAGATTGATGGACAGAAGCTCAGAGATGCCTTCACCTGGAACATGAACG AGAAACTTATGACTCCAGAGATGTTTGCTGAGATCCTGTGTGATGATCTGGACTTGAATCCTCTTACCTTCGTCCCTGCCATCGCCTCGGCTATTAGACAGCAGATCGAGTCTTACCCTACCGACAGCATTCTGGATGAGCAGACGGACCAGAGAGTCATCATTAAG CTAAACATTCACGTTGGGAACATCTCTCTGGTGGACCAGTTCGAATGGGACATGTCAGAGAAGGAGAACTCGCCAGAAACGTTCGCTTTGAAGCTCTGCTCTGAGCTGGGACTCGGAGGAGAGTTTGTCACCACCATCGCCTACAGCATCCGCGGACAGCTCAGCTGGCATCAGAGGACGTACGCCTTCAG GTCTGATTTCAG TGAGAACCCATTACCAACAGTGGAGATTGCCATTCGGAACACAGGTGATGCCGACCAGTGGTGCCCCCTGCTGGAGACCCTGACAGATGCAGAGATGGAGAAGAAAATTAGAGATCAGGACAGAAACACAAG GCGTATGCGAAGACTTGCCAACACCGCCCCTGCCTGGTAA
- the smarcb1b gene encoding SWI/SNF-related matrix-associated actin-dependent regulator of chromatin subfamily B member 1b isoform X3 has translation MALSKTFGQKPIKFQLEQDGDFYMIGSEVGNYLRMFRGSLYKRYPSLWRRLASVEERKKIVASSHATSVTLLKASECEEIFEGNDEKYKAVSISTEPPAFLREQKAKRNSQWVPTLPNSSHHLDAVPCSTTINRNRMGRDKKRTFPLCFDDHDPAVIHENASQAEVLVPIRLDMEIDGQKLRDAFTWNMNEKLMTPEMFAEILCDDLDLNPLTFVPAIASAIRQQIESYPTDSILDEQTDQRVIIKLNIHVGNISLVDQFEWDMSEKENSPETFALKLCSELGLGGEFVTTIAYSIRGQLSWHQRTYAFRSDFSENPLPTVEIAIRNTGDADQWCPLLETLTDAEMEKKIRDQDRNTRRMRRLANTAPAW, from the exons ATGGCGTTGAGTAAAACATTTGGACAAAAACCGATAAAATTTCAACTCGAGCAAGATGGGGATTTTTACATGATAGGTTCAGAG GTTGGAAACTACCTGCGTATGTTCAGAGGCTCTCTGTATAAGCGGTACCCATCACTATGGAGACGTCTCGCATCCGTGGAGGAGAGGAAAAAGATCGTAGCATCATCACACG CCACCAGTGTGACTCTGCTGAAGGCGTCTGAATGTGAGGAGATCTTCGAGGGGAATGACGAGAAGTACAAGGCAGTGTCTATCAGCACAGAGCCTCCAGCATTCCTCAG GGAGCAAAAGGCGAAGAGGAACAGTCAGTGGGTGCCCACCCTGCCCAACAGCTCCCACCACCTGGACGCAGTGCCTTGTTCCACCACTATCAACAGAAACCGAATGGGACGTGACAAGAAAAGAACCTTTCCATTATG TTTCGATGACCACGACCCTGCAGTGATCCACGAAAATGCTTCCCAGGCAGAGGTTCTGGTGCCTATCCGCCTTGACATGGAGATTGATGGACAGAAGCTCAGAGATGCCTTCACCTGGAACATGAACG AGAAACTTATGACTCCAGAGATGTTTGCTGAGATCCTGTGTGATGATCTGGACTTGAATCCTCTTACCTTCGTCCCTGCCATCGCCTCGGCTATTAGACAGCAGATCGAGTCTTACCCTACCGACAGCATTCTGGATGAGCAGACGGACCAGAGAGTCATCATTAAG CTAAACATTCACGTTGGGAACATCTCTCTGGTGGACCAGTTCGAATGGGACATGTCAGAGAAGGAGAACTCGCCAGAAACGTTCGCTTTGAAGCTCTGCTCTGAGCTGGGACTCGGAGGAGAGTTTGTCACCACCATCGCCTACAGCATCCGCGGACAGCTCAGCTGGCATCAGAGGACGTACGCCTTCAG GTCTGATTTCAG TGAGAACCCATTACCAACAGTGGAGATTGCCATTCGGAACACAGGTGATGCCGACCAGTGGTGCCCCCTGCTGGAGACCCTGACAGATGCAGAGATGGAGAAGAAAATTAGAGATCAGGACAGAAACACAAG GCGTATGCGAAGACTTGCCAACACCGCCCCTGCCTGGTAA
- the smarcb1b gene encoding SWI/SNF-related matrix-associated actin-dependent regulator of chromatin subfamily B member 1b isoform X4, whose protein sequence is MALSKTFGQKPIKFQLEQDGDFYMIGSEVGNYLRMFRGSLYKRYPSLWRRLASVEERKKIVASSHATSVTLLKASECEEIFEGNDEKYKAVSISTEPPAFLREQKAKRNSQWVPTLPNSSHHLDAVPCSTTINRNRMGRDKKRTFPLCFDDHDPAVIHENASQAEVLVPIRLDMEIDGQKLRDAFTWNMNEKLMTPEMFAEILCDDLDLNPLTFVPAIASAIRQQIESYPTDSILDEQTDQRVIIKLNIHVGNISLVDQFEWDMSEKENSPETFALKLCSELGLGGEFVTTIAYSIRGQLSWHQRTYAFSENPLPTVEIAIRNTGDADQWCPLLETLTDAEMEKKIRDQDRNTRRMRRLANTAPAW, encoded by the exons ATGGCGTTGAGTAAAACATTTGGACAAAAACCGATAAAATTTCAACTCGAGCAAGATGGGGATTTTTACATGATAGGTTCAGAG GTTGGAAACTACCTGCGTATGTTCAGAGGCTCTCTGTATAAGCGGTACCCATCACTATGGAGACGTCTCGCATCCGTGGAGGAGAGGAAAAAGATCGTAGCATCATCACACG CCACCAGTGTGACTCTGCTGAAGGCGTCTGAATGTGAGGAGATCTTCGAGGGGAATGACGAGAAGTACAAGGCAGTGTCTATCAGCACAGAGCCTCCAGCATTCCTCAG GGAGCAAAAGGCGAAGAGGAACAGTCAGTGGGTGCCCACCCTGCCCAACAGCTCCCACCACCTGGACGCAGTGCCTTGTTCCACCACTATCAACAGAAACCGAATGGGACGTGACAAGAAAAGAACCTTTCCATTATG TTTCGATGACCACGACCCTGCAGTGATCCACGAAAATGCTTCCCAGGCAGAGGTTCTGGTGCCTATCCGCCTTGACATGGAGATTGATGGACAGAAGCTCAGAGATGCCTTCACCTGGAACATGAACG AGAAACTTATGACTCCAGAGATGTTTGCTGAGATCCTGTGTGATGATCTGGACTTGAATCCTCTTACCTTCGTCCCTGCCATCGCCTCGGCTATTAGACAGCAGATCGAGTCTTACCCTACCGACAGCATTCTGGATGAGCAGACGGACCAGAGAGTCATCATTAAG CTAAACATTCACGTTGGGAACATCTCTCTGGTGGACCAGTTCGAATGGGACATGTCAGAGAAGGAGAACTCGCCAGAAACGTTCGCTTTGAAGCTCTGCTCTGAGCTGGGACTCGGAGGAGAGTTTGTCACCACCATCGCCTACAGCATCCGCGGACAGCTCAGCTGGCATCAGAGGACGTACGCCTTCAG TGAGAACCCATTACCAACAGTGGAGATTGCCATTCGGAACACAGGTGATGCCGACCAGTGGTGCCCCCTGCTGGAGACCCTGACAGATGCAGAGATGGAGAAGAAAATTAGAGATCAGGACAGAAACACAAG GCGTATGCGAAGACTTGCCAACACCGCCCCTGCCTGGTAA